A stretch of the Paenibacillus dendritiformis genome encodes the following:
- a CDS encoding cobyrinate a,c-diamide synthase gives MSELHSTQSTFIDRNPKKGPRRLLIAGTGSGTGKTTVTLGLMRALTRQGWRVQPFKCGPDYIDPTYHTAVCGASSRNLDEWMCGTEAMRATFLRHSAAADIALIEGVMGMYDGRRADSDEGSAASIAKHLDCPVLLVIDASGMGRSAAAIVLGFQQLDPEVRLAGVIANRVGSEGHGKLIREAVEQVCGVPLVGYVLREDGLQVPERHLGLVPAVERSGLETLFDRMADAVAAHTDMETLLRIATAGAANRVDTAICGGAMEQASGMPQPAGEGDEAGGAGTGAPGGGTERRLRLALAYDAAFHFYYADNLEMLEEAGFELVRFSPLLDEPVPEDADGLYIGGGFPEAFAEQLARCGRTLGSIREAVEAGMPTFAECGGYMLLMERLVTVDGEVRSLAGLLPGETRMGTKLAALGYREVTGTDANFLLRGGTARGHEFHYSTIEEPEDGPKQAYPPAYLSRGRAGEKPEGAVHPAGLPLVAGYTHLHFASNPEIVANWREACVAFRQKRI, from the coding sequence ATGTCCGAACTTCACTCAACTCAATCGACATTTATCGATCGTAATCCAAAAAAGGGGCCGCGCCGGCTGCTTATCGCCGGAACCGGAAGCGGGACCGGAAAGACGACTGTCACCCTTGGATTAATGCGGGCGCTTACCCGTCAAGGCTGGAGGGTCCAACCGTTCAAATGCGGCCCGGACTATATCGACCCGACTTATCATACCGCCGTGTGCGGAGCAAGCTCCCGCAATCTGGACGAATGGATGTGCGGAACGGAAGCGATGCGGGCGACCTTCCTTCGCCATTCCGCCGCGGCGGATATCGCGCTTATCGAGGGCGTGATGGGGATGTACGACGGGCGCCGCGCCGACAGCGATGAGGGGAGCGCGGCTTCGATTGCGAAACATCTCGACTGCCCGGTGCTTCTCGTCATTGATGCGTCAGGCATGGGGCGGAGCGCCGCGGCGATCGTGCTTGGCTTCCAGCAGCTTGATCCCGAGGTTCGCCTGGCGGGCGTCATCGCGAACCGGGTCGGCAGCGAAGGCCACGGCAAGCTGATTCGCGAAGCGGTAGAGCAGGTGTGCGGCGTCCCGCTGGTGGGCTATGTGCTGCGGGAAGACGGATTGCAGGTGCCGGAGCGGCATCTCGGCCTCGTCCCGGCCGTGGAGCGGAGCGGGCTGGAGACGCTGTTCGACCGGATGGCCGACGCCGTCGCAGCGCATACGGATATGGAGACGCTGCTTCGGATCGCGACGGCCGGGGCGGCCAATAGGGTGGACACGGCCATCTGCGGCGGCGCCATGGAGCAGGCGAGCGGGATGCCCCAGCCCGCGGGTGAAGGGGACGAGGCGGGAGGCGCCGGAACGGGGGCGCCGGGCGGCGGAACGGAGCGACGGCTCCGGCTGGCGCTCGCTTATGATGCCGCCTTTCATTTCTATTACGCGGATAATCTCGAGATGCTCGAAGAGGCAGGCTTCGAGCTGGTGCGGTTCTCGCCGCTGCTGGACGAGCCGGTGCCCGAGGATGCCGACGGGCTCTATATCGGGGGAGGCTTCCCGGAGGCCTTTGCCGAGCAGTTGGCGCGATGCGGCCGGACGCTTGGTTCCATCCGGGAAGCCGTAGAGGCGGGCATGCCGACGTTCGCGGAATGCGGCGGGTACATGCTGCTGATGGAACGGCTTGTCACCGTCGATGGCGAAGTCCGGTCGCTGGCCGGTCTGCTTCCGGGCGAGACGCGGATGGGCACGAAGCTGGCGGCGCTTGGCTACCGGGAGGTAACCGGGACGGATGCCAACTTCCTGCTGCGGGGCGGCACGGCGAGAGGACATGAGTTCCATTATTCGACGATCGAGGAGCCTGAGGACGGGCCGAAGCAAGCTTATCCTCCGGCCTATCTGTCCCGGGGGAGAGCCGGGGAGAAGCCGGAAGGAGCGGTTCATCCGGCAGGACTTCCGCTCGTTGCCGGGTATACGCATCTTCATTTCGCGTCCAATCCGGAGATTGTGGCGAATTGGCGCGAGGCCTGTGTCGCATTTCGTCAAAAACGTATATAA
- a CDS encoding ABC transporter ATP-binding protein encodes MGFLREEVMRIERVTFTYLGADEPALRHCSFTLRRGDIVYIAGANGSGKTTLCKLLAGVMQPHEGALQGKTATPEGQPPASAGLALQDADSQLILGTVEDELAFSPENMGLPADEVMRRVEEQLEAFGLEPLREAPITELSGGEKQRTAMAAVMAMEPEVLILDQAWSHLDAASRERLLQTLRAGRHAGRTAVLAGARVEDWIRKLPGVRLLLLEEGRIIYDGGLEEPEAAAALDKLETPNAALPSAPPFPALPNAPNERADEVNRAEPLSGEHREEPPVLEVKNLSFRYGKRRKDNAGSNGRERALDDVSFALYPGQCLLLRGPNGAGKSTLFKLLTKGMPRPTGRMSGEIRLAGQPLPRFSVYELARLIGYVPQQPEAGLLARTVEEEALEAAAMAWRSGRLTVPVPPAQAKREDAVAAMAEDLLRATGLSRYRRRHPHDLPAGAMRLLCVALAGLHRPAVLLLDEPTAGLDARSAALIRDWCFGQAGRGCGLMVITHDEIWEGAAHPRLVVASLEAGRWLGADVRRIAGADQH; translated from the coding sequence ATGGGATTTCTGCGTGAAGAGGTCATGCGCATCGAGCGCGTGACCTTTACCTATTTGGGCGCGGACGAGCCGGCCCTTCGCCATTGCAGCTTCACGCTGCGCCGGGGCGATATCGTCTATATCGCCGGAGCGAATGGGAGCGGCAAGACTACGCTGTGCAAGCTGCTGGCCGGCGTCATGCAGCCCCATGAAGGCGCGCTTCAAGGGAAGACGGCGACGCCGGAGGGCCAGCCGCCCGCCTCGGCCGGCTTGGCCTTGCAGGATGCCGATTCCCAGCTTATCCTCGGCACGGTAGAGGACGAGCTTGCCTTCTCCCCGGAAAATATGGGGCTGCCTGCAGATGAGGTCATGCGCCGGGTCGAGGAGCAGCTGGAAGCGTTCGGGCTTGAACCGCTCCGGGAGGCGCCGATCACGGAGCTGTCTGGGGGAGAGAAGCAGCGGACGGCTATGGCGGCGGTGATGGCGATGGAGCCGGAGGTGCTCATCCTGGATCAGGCATGGAGCCATCTGGATGCGGCTTCCCGGGAGCGGCTCCTGCAGACGCTTCGCGCAGGGCGGCACGCCGGGCGAACGGCGGTGCTCGCCGGAGCCCGGGTGGAGGATTGGATTAGGAAGTTGCCCGGTGTGCGGCTGCTTCTGCTCGAGGAAGGACGCATCATCTATGATGGCGGACTCGAGGAACCGGAAGCGGCGGCGGCTCTGGACAAGTTGGAGACGCCCAACGCGGCCCTCCCGTCCGCGCCGCCATTCCCCGCCCTGCCGAATGCGCCGAATGAAAGAGCGGATGAAGTAAACAGGGCGGAGCCTCTGTCTGGAGAGCATCGAGAGGAGCCGCCTGTGCTGGAAGTGAAGAACCTGTCGTTCCGGTATGGGAAAAGACGGAAGGACAACGCCGGCTCGAACGGCCGGGAACGAGCGCTTGACGACGTATCGTTCGCGCTGTATCCGGGCCAGTGCCTGCTTCTCCGCGGACCGAACGGAGCAGGCAAGTCCACCTTGTTCAAGCTGCTGACGAAGGGCATGCCGCGGCCAACGGGACGCATGTCCGGAGAGATTCGGCTGGCCGGGCAGCCGCTGCCGCGCTTCTCCGTCTATGAACTGGCCCGCTTGATCGGGTATGTGCCGCAGCAGCCGGAAGCCGGGCTGCTCGCCCGCACCGTGGAAGAGGAAGCGCTCGAAGCGGCCGCTATGGCTTGGCGGAGCGGCCGCTTGACCGTTCCGGTCCCGCCGGCGCAGGCCAAGCGGGAGGATGCGGTTGCGGCGATGGCAGAGGATCTGCTTCGTGCCACGGGCCTGTCCCGTTACCGCCGCCGTCATCCTCACGATCTGCCTGCCGGCGCTATGCGGCTGCTCTGCGTGGCGCTGGCCGGCCTGCACCGGCCCGCCGTGCTGCTGTTGGATGAGCCGACAGCGGGGCTTGATGCCCGGAGCGCCGCCTTGATACGCGACTGGTGCTTTGGGCAGGCAGGGCGGGGCTGCGGCTTGATGGTTATCACCCATGATGAGATATGGGAGGGGGCCGCCCATCCGCGGTTGGTCGTGGCTTCTCTGGAGGCGGGACGCTGGCTTGGCGCGGACGTGCGGCGGATCGCAGGAGCGGACCAACATTAA
- a CDS encoding ECF transporter S component, with protein sequence MTSSNTRIWHSLTLSEWVLMALLAAANGVLTSGLSWLNKLLHSLGGPMLTSSIVGLYMIYGLLAAYIIRKPGAAIFTYALGAVVQILVGTAYGAWAAIAAALCYGIAIEPLLYLFRYRRYDWGAMSFIGLAAVPIWFVVSAFMFGYIYYETWVLIATLAVRCLSGLLLCGALTKLIGDRLASARALRPFALGKASREPRE encoded by the coding sequence ATGACATCATCCAACACGCGAATTTGGCATTCGTTGACCTTGAGCGAATGGGTGCTCATGGCGCTGCTGGCCGCGGCGAACGGGGTGCTGACGAGCGGCTTGTCCTGGCTGAACAAGCTGCTGCACTCGTTGGGCGGACCGATGCTGACGTCATCCATCGTCGGGTTATATATGATTTACGGCCTGCTGGCCGCCTATATTATTCGCAAGCCGGGCGCGGCGATCTTCACCTACGCGCTTGGCGCCGTCGTGCAGATTCTTGTTGGCACCGCCTACGGAGCTTGGGCGGCGATTGCGGCCGCGCTCTGCTACGGCATCGCCATCGAGCCGCTGCTGTATCTGTTCCGGTACCGGCGCTACGACTGGGGAGCCATGAGCTTTATCGGTTTGGCGGCGGTTCCGATTTGGTTCGTCGTCTCGGCCTTCATGTTCGGGTACATTTATTATGAGACGTGGGTATTGATCGCGACGCTTGCGGTCCGCTGCCTCAGCGGCCTTCTGCTCTGCGGGGCATTGACGAAGCTGATCGGCGATCGGCTGGCGTCCGCGCGGGCGCTTCGCCCGTTCGCTCTGGGGAAGGCCAGCCGCGAGCCGCGGGAATAG
- a CDS encoding MDR family MFS transporter gives MGSTATMQAGRERKLVTLALLLSTFLAAIEVTVVSTAMPQIVSDLGGLKLISWVYSAYLLTTAISTPLFGKLADLFGRKKIFIFGSILFVGGSMLCGLSSNMTQMILFRAIQGIGAGAVMPATFTIVADIFTLEERAKIQGLFSSIWGIAGLVGPLVGGFFVDSLSWHWIFFFNVPFGIVSVWMIAKLFHEKVEKKDKPIDYAGAATFSIGMTALLFAIITGGQNIAWTSPWMFALLGLSAVFLIWFYRIEKTAQEPMVPFQLFRIRDIAISNLVGFLVSSVLIGINSYMPLWIQGVMGHSATSSGMALTPMSIGWLIGSIIGGRMLIKSGPRLTSSIGMTLIAAGSIWLAFITGATSMWVIVALMTVSGLGFGFSITVFTIIVQSSVDWNMRGASTALNTFVRTLGQTIGIAALGTFLNERIASMVRQAGPDVASRISDDDLNKLLNPESASQLAPDVMNSLRTFLETGLENVFLAMAAVSIICLGCTLLMPKGKLNNK, from the coding sequence ATGGGAAGCACTGCAACGATGCAGGCCGGGCGCGAACGGAAGCTCGTGACCCTGGCCTTGTTATTGTCTACGTTTTTGGCGGCGATTGAGGTTACGGTCGTCAGCACCGCGATGCCGCAGATCGTCTCCGATCTGGGCGGACTCAAGCTCATCAGCTGGGTCTATTCCGCCTATTTGCTGACGACGGCCATCTCGACGCCCTTGTTCGGGAAGCTGGCCGATCTGTTCGGCCGCAAAAAGATCTTTATTTTCGGCTCTATTTTATTTGTCGGCGGCTCCATGCTGTGCGGCTTATCCTCCAATATGACGCAAATGATTCTGTTCCGGGCTATTCAGGGGATCGGTGCCGGCGCGGTTATGCCCGCCACCTTCACCATCGTGGCGGACATCTTCACTCTGGAGGAACGCGCCAAAATCCAGGGGCTCTTCAGCTCCATCTGGGGCATAGCCGGTCTGGTCGGCCCGTTGGTCGGCGGATTTTTTGTCGATTCCCTGTCCTGGCACTGGATCTTTTTCTTCAACGTCCCCTTCGGCATTGTCTCCGTATGGATGATCGCCAAGCTGTTCCATGAGAAGGTGGAGAAGAAGGACAAGCCGATTGATTACGCCGGAGCGGCGACCTTCTCGATCGGGATGACGGCCTTATTGTTCGCCATCATCACAGGCGGGCAGAACATTGCCTGGACCTCCCCTTGGATGTTCGCTCTGCTCGGCTTGTCTGCGGTGTTCCTCATCTGGTTCTACCGTATCGAAAAAACGGCGCAGGAACCGATGGTTCCGTTCCAGCTGTTCCGCATTAGGGACATCGCCATCTCCAATCTCGTCGGTTTCCTGGTCAGCAGCGTGCTGATTGGCATCAATTCGTACATGCCGCTCTGGATTCAGGGCGTCATGGGACATAGCGCAACCAGCTCCGGCATGGCGCTGACGCCGATGTCCATCGGCTGGCTTATCGGCTCGATTATCGGAGGCCGCATGCTGATCAAGAGCGGCCCGCGGCTGACCTCCTCTATCGGCATGACGCTCATTGCCGCCGGATCGATATGGCTGGCTTTCATTACGGGCGCCACGTCGATGTGGGTCATCGTCGCGCTGATGACGGTATCGGGGCTCGGCTTCGGGTTCTCGATTACCGTGTTCACGATTATCGTCCAGTCCTCGGTCGATTGGAATATGCGCGGAGCTTCCACGGCGCTGAACACGTTCGTGCGCACGCTCGGACAGACCATCGGAATCGCGGCGCTCGGCACCTTCCTCAATGAACGCATTGCGTCGATGGTCAGACAAGCCGGACCGGATGTCGCTTCGCGCATTTCGGACGATGATCTGAACAAGCTGTTGAACCCGGAGAGCGCCAGCCAACTGGCTCCGGATGTCATGAACAGCCTGCGCACGTTCCTGGAGACGGGGCTCGAGAACGTCTTCCTCGCGATGGCCGCGGTCTCCATCATCTGCCTCGGTTGCACCTTGCTGATGCCGAAGGGCAAGCTGAACAACAAATAG
- a CDS encoding MDR family MFS transporter produces the protein MAVEDIGKSRRSMVLIGLIMGMFFSSLEQTVVGTAMPTIIKELSGFAIFAWVTTAYMICSTTVIPLSGKLADLFGSRFIYLAGWIIFVIGSFLCATAVNMGQLIGYRAIQGIGGGLLMPMSQTIIGMMFTPAQRAKWQGVFGAIFGLSSIVGPFLGGLIVDHISWHWIFLINVPFGLVSTALIFIGMKSMSSPRDKNKKVHIDWLGIFTLIPGIVLLLYGLSLDHAKYAWTSPYSLFIFGTALGLFLVFIPIEHRAADPIIDMSLFRSRVFNVAVGLGFLVGLGMFGAIMFVPMFMQGVLGVTPTQAGSTMTPMMIALIIASVLGGRLVLKLPYRAVMASGMVISALGFLLMSTMGIHTTPFTAYGFMMVLGFGMGLVMPLITIVVQNAFPREKLGTVTSATTFFRSIGSTIGTTLFNVIMNADIARNMTAAMQTADPTTQAVLERIGTDSNTLYQLLINPAMLPLEGEAKAAVLDTLKEAWSASFSSVFLTGLGFIIAGIVISLLIGNGRISRDGPGPGRRRQPDPAQEGADRNSAQPA, from the coding sequence ATGGCGGTAGAAGATATAGGGAAATCCCGGCGCAGCATGGTTCTCATCGGTCTCATTATGGGTATGTTTTTCAGCTCGCTCGAACAGACCGTCGTCGGCACGGCCATGCCGACCATTATTAAGGAACTTAGCGGCTTCGCCATCTTCGCCTGGGTGACGACGGCGTACATGATCTGTTCGACCACCGTCATCCCGCTCTCCGGCAAGCTGGCGGATCTGTTCGGAAGCCGGTTTATTTATTTGGCCGGATGGATTATTTTCGTCATCGGTTCATTTCTGTGCGCTACGGCGGTCAACATGGGACAGCTGATTGGTTACCGCGCTATTCAAGGGATCGGGGGCGGGCTGCTGATGCCGATGTCCCAGACGATTATCGGGATGATGTTCACCCCCGCCCAGCGGGCGAAATGGCAGGGGGTATTCGGGGCCATTTTCGGGCTCAGCTCCATCGTCGGACCCTTTCTCGGCGGCTTGATCGTCGATCATATCAGCTGGCACTGGATCTTTCTCATCAACGTCCCCTTCGGCCTCGTCTCGACCGCGCTCATTTTCATCGGGATGAAATCGATGAGCAGCCCGCGCGACAAAAACAAAAAGGTGCATATCGACTGGCTCGGCATCTTCACGCTCATTCCGGGAATCGTGCTGCTGCTGTACGGCCTGTCGCTCGATCACGCGAAATATGCCTGGACCTCCCCTTACAGCCTGTTTATTTTCGGCACGGCCCTGGGGCTCTTCCTCGTCTTCATTCCGATCGAGCACCGCGCGGCCGATCCGATTATCGACATGTCGCTGTTCCGCAGCCGCGTCTTCAATGTCGCGGTCGGGCTCGGCTTCCTGGTCGGACTCGGAATGTTCGGCGCGATTATGTTCGTGCCCATGTTCATGCAGGGCGTCCTCGGGGTGACGCCGACTCAGGCGGGCTCCACCATGACGCCGATGATGATTGCCCTCATCATCGCCAGCGTGCTCGGCGGCCGGCTTGTGCTCAAGCTCCCTTACCGCGCCGTCATGGCTTCCGGGATGGTGATCAGCGCCCTGGGCTTCCTGCTCATGTCCACCATGGGCATTCATACGACTCCGTTTACGGCCTACGGGTTCATGATGGTGCTCGGCTTCGGCATGGGCCTGGTCATGCCGCTCATTACCATCGTCGTCCAGAACGCGTTCCCCCGGGAGAAGCTCGGAACCGTCACCTCGGCGACGACCTTCTTCCGTTCCATCGGGAGCACCATCGGCACCACGCTCTTCAACGTCATCATGAACGCTGATATCGCAAGAAATATGACCGCAGCCATGCAGACCGCCGATCCGACAACGCAGGCGGTCCTTGAGCGGATCGGGACGGATTCGAACACGCTCTATCAGCTTCTGATCAACCCGGCGATGCTGCCGCTCGAAGGCGAAGCCAAAGCCGCCGTGCTCGACACGCTCAAGGAAGCGTGGTCGGCTTCCTTTTCGTCCGTCTTTTTGACGGGACTCGGGTTCATTATCGCCGGCATCGTGATCTCCTTGCTCATCGGCAACGGCCGCATCTCCCGCGACGGCCCAGGCCCAGGCCGGAGACGCCAACCGGACCCTGCCCAGGAAGGGGCGGACCGAAATTCCGCTCAGCCCGCCTAG
- the asnB gene encoding asparagine synthase (glutamine-hydrolyzing) → MCGIAGIYHFHDQQPSEHLIRSMMDLIHHRGPDDAKLWIGDRVGLGFRRLSIIDVAEGAQPLSNEDDSVWIIFNGEIYNYLELREDLLGRGHQFKTNTDTECILHLYEEYGTKCVNHLRGMFGFAIWDRNKQELFLARDHFGIKPLYYYMNDEMLVFGSEIKSILAVPGVARQVNMNGFYNYLTFQYVPDPETMYAGIYKLPPAHSMTISLGGQPVIEKYWDPMFEPVDRPLAQVIDEIRHVMRDSVEHHLHSEVQRGCFLSSGIDSTITSTLMRSIEPIKTFSVGFEGPNNETIIARDTARQIGTEHYDRIITQEMYFDAVPRAIWHLDEPVADPSAIALYEVARLAKEHVTVVLSGEGADELFGGYRIYREPHSLRYLSWMPEGMQRVVNKMVRAVPFSFYGKNYLLRGTTPLEERFLGNANIMTDDAKAELLRVGAEEIAAYQKPFDIARRYYDRTRHLDPVSRMQYIDMNLWMPGDILMKADKLTMAHSLELRVPFLDRKVFDVARTIPASYRIAEKTTKYALRKAMEGIIPDSVLHRPKLGFPVPMRDWLRTERAGIMWEELAASGIDPLVNLSAVEEMFRRHRNGQGDYSRKIWVLYVFGLWYRTYMRKQ, encoded by the coding sequence ATGTGTGGCATTGCCGGAATCTATCATTTTCATGATCAACAACCATCCGAACATCTCATTCGCAGCATGATGGATTTGATCCATCATCGGGGACCCGACGATGCGAAGCTGTGGATCGGCGACAGGGTCGGCCTGGGCTTCCGCCGGCTGTCCATCATTGACGTGGCGGAAGGCGCGCAGCCGCTGAGCAACGAGGATGATTCGGTATGGATTATTTTTAATGGCGAGATTTATAATTATTTGGAGCTGCGCGAGGATCTGCTCGGCCGCGGCCATCAGTTCAAAACCAATACAGATACGGAATGTATTCTGCACCTGTATGAAGAATACGGAACGAAGTGCGTCAACCATCTCCGGGGGATGTTCGGCTTCGCGATCTGGGATCGGAACAAGCAGGAGCTGTTCCTGGCCCGCGATCATTTCGGCATCAAGCCGCTGTATTATTACATGAACGACGAGATGCTCGTCTTCGGATCGGAGATCAAGAGCATTTTGGCCGTTCCGGGCGTGGCCCGTCAGGTCAATATGAATGGTTTTTACAACTATTTGACCTTCCAATACGTTCCCGATCCGGAGACGATGTACGCCGGAATCTACAAGCTGCCGCCGGCTCATTCGATGACGATTTCGCTGGGCGGGCAGCCGGTGATCGAGAAATACTGGGATCCGATGTTCGAACCGGTCGATCGACCGCTTGCTCAGGTTATCGACGAGATTCGCCATGTCATGCGCGATTCGGTAGAGCATCATCTGCACAGCGAGGTGCAGCGGGGCTGCTTCCTCTCGAGCGGCATCGACTCGACGATTACGTCCACGCTCATGCGTTCCATCGAACCGATCAAGACGTTCAGCGTCGGCTTCGAGGGGCCGAACAATGAGACGATTATCGCCCGCGATACGGCTCGGCAGATCGGTACCGAGCACTATGATCGGATCATTACGCAGGAGATGTATTTCGACGCCGTGCCGCGCGCGATCTGGCATCTGGACGAGCCTGTAGCCGATCCGTCCGCGATCGCGCTGTACGAGGTCGCGCGGCTGGCGAAGGAGCATGTTACGGTCGTGTTGTCCGGGGAAGGCGCGGACGAGCTGTTCGGCGGCTATCGCATCTACCGCGAGCCGCATTCCTTGCGCTATCTGTCCTGGATGCCGGAAGGAATGCAGCGCGTCGTGAACAAGATGGTGCGCGCCGTACCATTCTCTTTCTACGGGAAAAATTACTTGCTGCGGGGAACGACTCCGCTGGAGGAGCGCTTCCTGGGCAATGCCAATATCATGACCGACGATGCGAAGGCGGAACTGCTGCGCGTCGGCGCCGAAGAGATAGCGGCCTACCAGAAGCCGTTCGATATCGCTCGCCGCTATTATGATCGCACCCGCCATCTCGATCCGGTATCGCGGATGCAATATATCGATATGAATCTGTGGATGCCGGGCGACATTTTGATGAAGGCGGACAAGCTGACGATGGCGCATTCGCTGGAGCTGCGCGTCCCGTTCCTGGATCGCAAAGTATTTGACGTCGCCCGCACGATCCCTGCTTCCTACCGGATTGCCGAGAAGACGACGAAGTATGCGCTGCGCAAAGCGATGGAGGGCATTATTCCGGATTCGGTGCTTCACCGGCCGAAGCTCGGCTTCCCTGTCCCGATGCGCGATTGGCTGCGCACGGAGCGGGCCGGCATCATGTGGGAGGAACTGGCCGCCAGCGGCATCGATCCGCTCGTCAATCTGAGCGCGGTGGAAGAAATGTTCCGCCGCCACCGGAACGGCCAAGGCGACTATTCCCGCAAAATTTGGGTGCTGTACGTGTTCGGACTCTGGTATCGGACGTATATGCGCAAGCAATAG
- a CDS encoding energy-coupling factor transporter transmembrane component T family protein — translation MSWLLRIDPLTKGVWLLSTGLAVMISMKVEWQAVWFLAVLVIALTGSGWTAQRWKLVLLAIGGFALPLLLFQWLVLPGDTPWVTVGKLALTREAGLQSAALTLRAMTLFLSSLVYAGTTAPRDVVLAMSRYLRLPDRFAYAAAIALRFVPILLAETARIRHAERLRRLVPPHSPEERLERLQRVIAGAAAHTLRRVQDIATAMEAKRFGAAPRTYRRRLVFPVPGIGLALASALGASATWWFG, via the coding sequence ATGAGCTGGCTGCTTCGCATCGACCCCTTGACGAAGGGTGTCTGGCTGCTTAGCACCGGATTGGCCGTGATGATCAGCATGAAAGTGGAGTGGCAGGCCGTGTGGTTCCTTGCCGTTCTGGTTATCGCCCTGACCGGAAGCGGGTGGACGGCCCAGCGTTGGAAGCTGGTCCTGTTAGCGATCGGCGGATTCGCCCTGCCGCTTCTGCTGTTCCAGTGGCTGGTCCTCCCGGGCGACACGCCGTGGGTCACCGTTGGGAAGCTGGCCTTGACGAGGGAGGCCGGCCTCCAGTCGGCCGCGCTGACGCTCAGGGCGATGACGTTGTTCCTGTCATCGCTCGTCTATGCGGGGACGACGGCGCCGCGCGATGTCGTCCTCGCCATGTCCCGCTACTTGCGGCTGCCGGACCGCTTCGCGTACGCGGCCGCGATTGCGCTGCGCTTCGTGCCGATTCTGCTGGCCGAGACGGCCCGCATCCGGCACGCCGAGCGCCTGCGCCGCCTCGTTCCGCCGCATAGCCCGGAGGAACGTCTTGAGCGGCTGCAGCGCGTTATCGCGGGAGCGGCGGCGCACACGCTCCGCCGCGTGCAGGACATTGCCACGGCGATGGAGGCGAAGCGGTTCGGCGCCGCTCCGCGCACGTATCGGCGCCGTCTCGTCTTCCCGGTCCCGGGTATCGGACTGGCCTTGGCCTCGGCGCTGGGAGCCTCCGCCACATGGTGGTTCGGCTAA